Proteins from a genomic interval of Bacillus sp. FJAT-45350:
- the hpt gene encoding hypoxanthine phosphoribosyltransferase: MKEDIKEVLISEEEIQAKVLDIGRQITEEYKDSFPLVIGVLKGAMPFMADLSKRIDTHLEMDFMDVSSYGDGMVSSGEVKIIKDLDTSVEGRDVLIVEDIIDSGLTLSYLVKLFHYRKAKTVKIVTLLDKPDGRKVDLVPDIAGFTVPDAFVVGYGLDYAERYRNLPYIGVLKPEVYEGK, translated from the coding sequence ATGAAAGAAGATATTAAAGAAGTATTAATCTCAGAAGAAGAAATTCAGGCAAAGGTTTTAGACATTGGACGACAAATAACAGAGGAATATAAGGATTCATTTCCTTTAGTTATTGGAGTATTAAAGGGTGCAATGCCTTTTATGGCAGATTTATCAAAACGAATTGATACGCATCTTGAAATGGACTTTATGGATGTATCTAGCTACGGTGACGGAATGGTCTCATCTGGTGAAGTGAAAATTATTAAAGATTTAGACACTTCTGTTGAAGGACGTGACGTACTTATTGTAGAAGATATTATAGATAGTGGATTAACACTTAGTTATTTAGTTAAGCTATTCCATTATCGCAAGGCAAAAACAGTAAAAATCGTAACATTGCTTGACAAACCAGATGGGCGTAAAGTTGATTTGGTTCCTGATATTGCTGGTTTTACAGTACCGGATGCATTTGTTGTAGGTTACGGGTTAGACTATGCAGAGCGATATAGAAATCTACCGTATATCGGTGTGCTGAAGCCTGAGGTATATGAGGGTAAATAG